The genome window GTGGCCACTTCGGTCGCGACCTCTGTCGCGGTCTCGGTCGGCGTCGCAGTGGGTGTCTGTAGCGGCCAGACAGGGCCAAAACGCATGGCATGGACTCGACCCTGCCACGAGAAAAGGGTTCCCCTCCCGAACTACTTAGCCCTCACACCCCCTCTGTACGGACATGTCTCCAGACGACGTTTCGGTGGTCCTCGACGACGACCGGCCCCCGGTCGACACGCTGGCGGTCGGCGTCTCGGAGTACGGACTGGCCGGGCTCACGGCCGTCGACTACCTGGCCGACCAGCTCGCGATGCGCGAGGTCGGCCACCTTCGGACGCCGGGGCCGCCGTACATCACCCCATTCGAGAACGGGACGCCGAGACACCACACGCGGTTGTACGTCGCCGAAGCGGCGTCGTTCGCCGTGCTCGTGGGCGAACGGTTCGTGCCGCCGGGCCAGGCGGGCTCTCTCGCCGAGGCCGTAGCGACCGCCGCGGACCGGCTGGACGCCTCGAACGTCACGATGCTCACCGGCGTCCCCATCGCACACGGCCCGGACGACCACGTCCCCTTCTACATCGCGACGCCGGAGTACCGGGCAGCGTACCTCGACGACACCGACATCAGACCGATGGGGAACGGGTTCCTCGAAGGGCTGAGCGGCGAACTCGTCGCGCGGGCGCTCGACGGCGGTATCCCGACCGGCGTGTTCACTACGCCGACACACCCGCAAGCGCCCGACGCGGCCGCCGCAATCAGACTCCTCACCGCGCTGGGAGAGGCCCACGCAATCGACATCGACACCGGGCCGCTGGAGGCCTTCGCCGCGAACATCGAAGCCCACTACCAGGCGCTCGCAGAGCGGATGGAATCGGCCGAGTCAGAGACGCAGGTAGATGACCGAATGTATATGTAAGGATAGAATATCGAAGCAAACGTCCGCCTATACCCCGAATAAGTCAATAACAATTCCACATTGTGGGTGAAAAATCAAACAGTCCGCCGACACCTTTTTCAGCGTACAGCGCGTTCGTTTCTACGATGACCTCCACCGAAATCTATGCGACCGGCGCGGTCGATTCGGACCCGCCGCCGCGGACGCGGTCCAAGACCGCGCTGTTCTGTCCCGCCTGCGGTCACGAGAGCGCGGTGACAGGCGACTGGACAGTCGAATCGACCGAACACAGCCATCGACTCCGGTGTCCGGAGTGTGACAGCGTCGTCAAACAGCGGTAAGCCGCTGTCGGCGTCGCGTCTTCTGCTAGTATTCGTGTATCCCGTCGTCAGTGACGACCGTATCCAGCAGATGCGTCGGCGTAGCGTCGTAGGCCGGGTTCGCGACCTCGAAGCCGTCCGCCGGTTCCCGGAGCACCTCCGACGGTGACCGGTGCTCGTTCTCGAAGGCGAAGGCCCCGTCGACGTACTTCGCGGCGGAGCCGACGACCGTCACCGGCACGTCGTTGTCCGCGGCGGCCGTCGCAATCGGGTAGGTCCCGATGCGGTTGTACAGCGTGTCGTCGACGATACAGTCCATGCCGACGAGTACGCGGTCGACCTCCGGCATGAAGTGGCCGGCGGCGCTGTCGACGACGAGCGTCACGTCGACGCCGTCCCGCTCGGAGAGGTGTCGCGCCATCTTCCGGCCGATGAAGCGGGGTCGGGACTCGGTGACGTACACGTCGAACGTGTGGCCGGCCTCGACGGCGTCGTCGATGGTCGCCAGCACCGTCGAGGAGAAGTCGTGGGTCAACAGCACGTCGTCGTCGGCGATTTCCGACACCGCGCGTTCGGCGGCGCGGTCCTTGGCCGACTCCACCGCCTCGATGACCTCGTCGATGGCCTCGATAGTCAGTTCCTTGGCAGTCGCCACGTCGTCGGGGTCGGCCGCCGAGACGGCGTCGACGATTCGGTTCTGGGTCGTGTGGAGCGAGGCGTGCGAGGGGTTGGCCCGGCGGAGGGCGCTGCTGTTGCGGCTCAGCGACCGGAGGTAGTCTTCGGCCGTCGGGTACTCCCGCTCGGTCAGCACCCGGAGCGCCTGGGCGGCCTTGACTGCGACCACGGAGGAGCTATGTGTCTGCATCTCCGCGATTTCCTCGACAGTCTCGTCTATCATACCGGTGGCTGTGAGTTGAACCGATATGTGTCTTCCCCTCGCCGTCGAACAGCATTTAACGCCGTCTCACGTTTGGGGTGATAGACGGCTATGGGACGGTTCAGCACTGACACGGTCGGGATGACGGAGGGTATCGGCGTCGCCGTACTCGTCGGGCTGACGCTGCTCGTGACGGCTATCGTCGGACTGAACGTCCTCGTCATCGGGGAAGACGACGGCGGCGGCCCGCAGGCGAACTTCAGCTACGACTATATCTCGGACAACTCGGTCCTCATCGTCACCCACGAGCGCGGCGACGAGTTCGAGGCCGGCAACGTCGAGTTCGAGGGCCCCGATACGCGGGTCACCTGGGCCGAGGTGGCCGGCCAGGAGCCCGCGGCGGCCGTCGGCCCCGGCGACATCGTGCAACTGAGCAGCGGGAGCGCCTACGGGCAGCGAGTCAGCGGCCAGGACACGATACGGATATACCACAACGCGAGCGGGAACCGGACCCAGCTGGACCAGTGGAACGGCACGAACTGACGGTCAGTCGGCGGACACGGCGGTCCCACGGTCGCTCCGTGCCGGCCGACCGAACCACTCGTCGAAGGAGAGCGGTCCCGCGCCCATCGTGAACACGGCCGAGGCCATCCCGAACAGCGTGATGTGAGCGAGCACCGGGTCGTCCGGGAGGCCAAACAGCGTCGTGGTAAACAGGACGAAGGAGACCGCCGCCGCCCCGCGGGTCATGAAGCCGAAAATCAACACCAGCCCGACCAGCGTCTCGGTCAGGCCGGCCCCGAGCACCCACATCCCGGGGTCGACCGGCACGACGGCGGTGAGGTCGTACTTCTCGACGACGAGCAGCGACCGGCCGGGGTCGGCGAGCTTCTGGAACAGGCCGAGGTAGATGAACGTCACGCCCATGCCGACCCGGACGACGACCGGGACGGACTCGCGGTACGGGGCCGTCGCCGAGTCGAGGAAGCCCTTGAGGTGATGGACCGGGTCGACGCGGCCGTAGTAGGTCCCGTCGGTGCTTGCGACCTGCTGGAGCATGTGGTCGGCGCTCGGGCGGCCGCCGCCGAGTATCAGCAGCGCCAGGAACGCCGGGACGTACTCCATCGCCAGCACGACGCCGGGGTCGACGCTCACCGCCCAGGCGTAGGTCACCAGTCCGACGGCCGTGACGATGCGGGTCGCCAGCCCGAACAGGAGCGTGAAACCCAGCCCGATGAACAGGAGGCGGACGAGCGGGCTCGCTGTCGGGTCGAACGTCACCGTCGGGGCGAACAGGTACCCCTGGAACCCGGCACCGACGAGGGGCAGCCCAACGCTGAGCCGGAGCATCCACGGGACGAGGTCGGCGTAGCCGGCGAGCACGTCACGGAGGACGACGACGTCGGCAATCGTCGGCCGGACCCAGAGATAGGCCGCGAGCCCGCCGGTCACGGCCAGCCCCGAGACGCCGAAGACGGCCGCGTTCACCGGGTCGGCAAGGACGGACAGCGCGAACGCGACCGCATCGAGCGCCGCGCCCGGCCCGTCGGTCACGTAGTCGACGTGTGCCGCCGCAGGCCGTGTCATGAGTGTGAGAACGAGCGCGACGACGCCGGCGAGGGTCGGGATGCGCGTGTCCATACCTTAGAATTCGGGGTCCGGCCACCTAATCCTTGGTCCGTTCCACGTCGCCGAACGGCCGCTAGCCCCCGTAGCACCCCTCTCCGTAGGCGGTGGAATTATATCCACGCCTGTACTACTTATACGGCAGTGAGCGTCAACATCGAGACACAGGTCGTCGAACGCGGGGACGACGAACACGTCGACGCGGCGTGGCGGCTCAAGGAGGCCATCCGCGAGTCCGACGGGGTGCTTCGGCAGCGCCGGGGGTTCTTCCGCGACGCCTACCGCCGGTCGACCACCTACCTCTACATCGACCGGTCGGAGGACCGCCTCATCGGCTTCGCCGCGGTTCGACGCGACGGCTACGTTCTCTTTCTCGCGGTCGACGGCGAGTACAGGGGCCACGGCTTCGGCAAGCGGCTCGTCGCCCGCGTCGCCGATGACTACGGCAGCGTGACCTGCCACGCCCGGGCGACGAACCGGGAGGCCATCGGCTTCTACAAACACATCGGCTTCGAGATTCGGCGACGCATCGACAACTACTACGAGGACGGCGGCGACGCCTACTACCTCAAACTCGGCGAGGACTCGATTACGGACAAACTGTCGAAGTTCCTGCGCGGCTAAGCGAACGCTTTTCAAGGGACCTCCCCAACGAGGTAGCCGATGGAAGAGCGGACCCGCGCGTACCTCCGTGGCCGGTTCGGCGACCACTACCGCCAGGCGTCTGTAACGCCGCCGCCGGCCGCCAACGAGCGCGAATGGGGATTTATCCCGTGGACCGAGGGCCCGGGCGAGACGATGGTCCGCCATCGCTCGCTGCTCGACCTCGGCGAAATCGGGGACTTCCTCGGCCGCCGGAAGCCCCGTCACGTCTACTTCTCCGCGGGCCGCTACGACGAACCGAGCGCCTCCACGATGGCCGAGAAGGGCTGGCGCTCCTCGGACCTCGTGTTCGACCTCGACGCCGACCACCTCCCCAGCGTCGTGCTCGGCGAGGACAGCTACGCCGAGATGCTCGAAAAGTGCAAGGACGCGCTGTTGCGGCTCCTCGACTTTCTGGAGGACGACTTCGGCTTCGACGATATGACCGTCGTCTTCTCGGGCGGCCGTGGCTACCACGTCCACGTCCGTGACGAGCGGATTCGCCACCTGGAACGGGACGCGCGCCGGGAAATCGTCGACTACGTCCGCGGCATCGGGCTGGAGTTCGACGAACTCGTCGACGAGGAATCAGTCGCCGGCACGGCCGGCCGGTCCAGCCCGGCCCAGAAGCGGACGCTCTCGACGGAGGGCGGCTGGAGCGCCCGCGCACACCGCCACATGCTCGCCGTCGTCGACGACCTGCTGGCGATGGACGAGGCCGACGCGCTGGACCGACTGCAGGAGTACGACGGCATCGGCGAGGGGAAGGCGACGGCGGCGCTGAACGCCGCCCGGTCGAACTACGAGCAACTGGAGGCCGGCAACATCGACGTCCATCCGGCGTTCTACCAGCTGGCGAAGGTCCTGCTCCACGAGGTCGTCGCGGCGGACAACGCGCCGATAGACGAGCCGGTGACGACGGACACGAACCGGCTCATCCGCCTGCCCGGCTCGCTCCACGGCGGCAGCGGGCTGGAAGTCCAGCGTATCGACCGCGCGGACCTCGACGCGTTCGACCCGCTCGTCGACCCCGTTCCCGAGACGTTCCGGGGCCACGACATCACCGTCGAGGTGACCGACGGGGGCCTCGTCGAGCTAGATGGCGATAGCTTTACACTGGAGGCGGGTAATCAAACTGTACCAGAGCACGTGGGCGTGTTTCTCATGGCCCGCGGGCGTGCCGAGAAGGGGAAGGAATGAACGTAGACGAGCTCCAGTCCGTCCAGTCGCGCGAACGCCAGACCGACAAGCTCCAGCAGCTGCGCGAGACGTTCTACGAGGAGACCGGCCAATTCATTCAACAGCTCCGGTCGGAGCGCGACCGCGCGGCCGACCGCGCCGAGGACCCGTTCGACTCCCCCGAGGTCAACCGCCTGACCGACGACATCAAGACCGCCGAACAGACCGTCGAGGCCGTCTACGAGCGCCGCGTCGGCAAAATCGTCAAGATGGCGTCGCTGGCCGCGGCGGACATGCCGACCGAGGATGACGGCCTCACGCGCGAAGAGCGGGAGCTGTTCGAGACGATGGTCGAGGCCATCGAGTCCAACCGCTCGCACGTCCTCGACGTGATTGCGGGCGAGGCCCCGACCGGCGCGGTCGGCGACGAGCCGACGACCGACGAGCGAGATGCCCCGGACCCGCGCCAGGCGGCGGACGACGCGACGCCCGGTGCGCCCGATGCGCCGGAACCGACGCCGGAGTCTGGCGTCGACGCGGCCGACATGATGGGCAGCGGCGGCGACCCGTCACCGCCGCCACAGGACCGCGACGACCCGACGCCGCCGCCGGCCCCGCAAACGGACGGCAGTCCCAACGCCGGCGGCCGGCCCGACCCGGCGGACGTGCCGGCCGACGACAGCCCGGTCCCGCCGGCTGAAGCCGGTCCCGAGTCCGACCTCGGGCCCGCGGCGGACGGCGACGGGCAGGCGTCACCGGCCGACTCCGCGGGCTCCGGGGCCGACGACGTGGACCGGCGGACGGTCCGCATCACCGACGACGTGGGCGAGATATTCGGCGTCGACCAGCGCGAGTACGACCTCTCGACGGACGACGTGGTGACGCTCCCGGCCGACAACGCTGACCCGCTGGTCGAACGGGACGCCGCGGAACCGCTAGAGTAGCGCCACCGGGCGACCGGGCCGGTTCTCGCGTTCACACCACAGTCGTGTCACTGACGCTGCTACCACTAGATACACTTATGATACTTGGCTTACAGTAGTGAAGCATCATGAAGACGGCCCTCGCTGTCGCCCTCGCGGCGACCGTGGTTCTCGCCGGCTGCACCGGCTTCTTCGGGGAGACGACCGAGTCGACGACACCGGCCGAGACGGTAACCCCCACCGAGACGGAATCCGGGGGAGCCCCGCCGACGGAACCCGCGACCGCGACACCGTCGCGGACCCCGACGCCGACACCGGCCGGCGCTGAGCGGCTCGCGCCGGGTATCACCCGTGACGGTATCGTCAACCCCGTCGAACTGATGGCCGCCCACCAGCGTGAACTGCTCGCGGCGGGCTACGAGACGAACCAGACCGTCGTGAGCACGTACAACGGCTCGGTCAGCAACCGACTCGTCGTGCACACGACCTCGGGTCCGGACGGGGAAATCGCGTACCAGAACGGCACGGCCTACGGGTTCGACGCCGACGGCACCGAGACCGTCACTGGGAACGCCGTGTGGCTGAACACGACGGCGATGGTCAGCAGGCACGTCGAGGCCGGGAGCACGACCTATCGGGTCCAGCCGCGCCTGTACCCGCCGGAGTCGCTCATCTGGTACAGCGGGCTCCAGCGCGACATCCAGTTCGGCGCTGCCGAGTACGAGGTGACGAGCGTCGACCAACTCGACGGGAAGCGCGTCGTCACACTGGAAGCGTCCATCGACCGCGTCGACGGTGACGGCGTCGACGACACGACGGCGACGCTGCGGGTCGACGAGGACGGCGTCATCAGGTACGCCGAGACGGACGCGAACTACGGGGGCGGCAACGTCTATCACACGTACTACACGGTCGAGCGGCTGGGTGTGGCGCCGCCGGCACGGCCCGATTGGCTGGACGCCGTCCCGCCGAGCGCGTCGCTGAACGTGGGGCTCGACGTCTACGGCTTCGACGAGACCAGCGCCGAACTGGTCCACACGCACGGCGACGCCGCGCCGGTCGGTTCCATCGTCACGGTGGTCTCGAACGGGACGCTGTACGAGACGACGCTCGACGAGCCGTTCCGTGACGGCACACGCTACCTCTGGGTCGACACGAACGGCACGCTCCGGGCGACGAGCGAACGGCCCGACGCGGACGCCGTCCGCGAACTCGGGCCGGTGGTCACCGTCACCGTTCGCGCGCCCGACGGCGGGGAACTGTTCTCGACCAGCCTCGGCCGCTGACCGCGGCGGTCCGGCGACGGGATATTTACAATACCCTTGCTTATCTGACACGCATGAACACGTCCGTCCGTCTCGTCGTCGCCCTGCTTCTGGGCGCGCTCGCGTTCGCCGTCACGACCGTCGCGGTGACCGCCGGCTTCGAACCGGCGATAGAGTTCTCGCTCCTCATCGGCCTCCCGATGGGTGTCTCGGCGGGCCTGACGGGGCTGTTCGCCGGGTACGTCCTGCTGTGGCACCGCGACCGGGCGGCAGCGGGCACGCTCTCCGGGCGCGCGGTTCGGCTTCGGGCGGCCGCGCTGGCGGCCGTCGCGGACTTCTTCGTCGTCACCGCGGTTGGCGTCGCCCTCTACGCGCTCGCTGTCGGGAGCCTCGGCATCGGCCTGTTGGTCGCAGGGCTCCCGGTGACGCTGGTGCTCGCCGCCGCCGTCGGGTATCTCGTGGCCGGTGGCGGCCGTAGCGACCGGGGCAGGGTCCGGGCGCAGTGACGGGTGCCGCCGGCCTACGGCTCCGGCCTGGTTCCGAGCGTGAGTTCGACCGTCTCCCGCGTCCCGTCCCGTTCGATGGCCACGTCGACCGTCTCGCCGGGGCTGGTCTCCAGCGCGAGGAAGCTCCCGAGCGCCTGTCGAGTCGGTGTCGGCGTGTCGCCCATCTGCCTGACCACGTCACCGCCTGTGGGGACCTCCGTCCCGGAGACCACCGCACTCCCGTCGCTTCCTTGCAGGACGCCGGCCGCCGGGCCGCCGTCGAGGATGCGGTCGATGTACACGCCCGAGGCAGGCTCTAGGTCGTTCGCTTCGGCGAGACGCGGCGACACGCTCTGGAGGCCGACGCCCATGTACGGATGGTCGTAGTCGCCGGACTGGATGAGCGCCGGCACGACCCGCTGAGTCAGCGGGGCCGAGATGGCGAAGGCGACGTTGTCGCCGCCGCCGGAGTTGATGACGCCGACCACGTCGCCGTCGAGCGTGACCAGCGGCCCCCCGCTGTTGCCCGGGTTGACCGGCGCGTCGGTCTGGACCGCGTCGGCGATGGAGAAGTTGTTGGCGCTCTGGAGCGTGCGGTCGACGCCGCTGACGATGCCGGCCGACACCGACCCCGAGAGGCCGAAGGGGTTCCCGATGGCGACGACTTCCGTCCCCACCGTCGGTTCGGTCTCGACGAACGACAGGGGGGTCACGTCCGGCGTCGCGCCGACGCGGAGGACCGCCAGGTCGCTGTACACGTCCGCGCCGACGACGGTGGCCGACCGCCAGCCGGTGTCTGCGAAGCGGACGTAGTACTCGTCCCCGCCGGCGACGACGTGTTCGTTCGTGACGATGTGCTCGTCGTCGATGAGGAAGCCGCTCCCCTGCCCGCCGGGGGCGGCGTCGGAGAACACCCTGATGGAGACGACGGCGTCGGCGACCGCTCGATACACGTCGGCGTAGACGCTCTCGGACTGTGCGACCGCCTCGCCGGACGCCGACCGGTCGGCGGCGGCATCGTCCGATTCGCCGGCGGTCCCCGGGCTCTGGCACCCGGCCGTCGCCGCGACGCCCGCCCCGAGGGCACCCAGCATCGCCCGGCGCGTGAGAGACTGCTTCATACTGGGCCGTAGGCCCGGGGCGCGAAAAAGGCACGGTCGGGGCCGACGGGCCTCCGGCGGCGCTGTCGCCGAGGCCGGAACGGGCACAAACTACAATCGTCACGACGGCATACGGGGGGTCATGGCAGAGGACTCATCGGGAACGAAGACCCCGACGCCGGGGTTCGTGTTGCCCGGCTTACGCTGCGGTGTCGAGATGGCGCTCGTCGGGACCATCGTGTTGCTCGTCGGCCTCCCGGCGGAGGAGCCGATACGGCTCGGAATCGTCTTCCTCGCGGCGCTGCTGGCGATGACCGTGGTGCTGTTCTGGGCGGTCGGCCGGCACGTGCGCCGCTGGATTCGCTACGCACAGGGCAAGCCGACCCGGAACACGCCGTTCGACTGAGAGTCCTGTCGGCGTCCGCTCCGTGGCACGGGTGCGGCCGACTGGATTAACAACAAATCTCCATCTC of Haloarcula sp. DT43 contains these proteins:
- a CDS encoding proteasome assembly chaperone family protein, translated to MSPDDVSVVLDDDRPPVDTLAVGVSEYGLAGLTAVDYLADQLAMREVGHLRTPGPPYITPFENGTPRHHTRLYVAEAASFAVLVGERFVPPGQAGSLAEAVATAADRLDASNVTMLTGVPIAHGPDDHVPFYIATPEYRAAYLDDTDIRPMGNGFLEGLSGELVARALDGGIPTGVFTTPTHPQAPDAAAAIRLLTALGEAHAIDIDTGPLEAFAANIEAHYQALAERMESAESETQVDDRMYM
- a CDS encoding translation initiation factor eIF-2B produces the protein MIDETVEEIAEMQTHSSSVVAVKAAQALRVLTEREYPTAEDYLRSLSRNSSALRRANPSHASLHTTQNRIVDAVSAADPDDVATAKELTIEAIDEVIEAVESAKDRAAERAVSEIADDDVLLTHDFSSTVLATIDDAVEAGHTFDVYVTESRPRFIGRKMARHLSERDGVDVTLVVDSAAGHFMPEVDRVLVGMDCIVDDTLYNRIGTYPIATAAADNDVPVTVVGSAAKYVDGAFAFENEHRSPSEVLREPADGFEVANPAYDATPTHLLDTVVTDDGIHEY
- a CDS encoding type IV pilin; this translates as MGRFSTDTVGMTEGIGVAVLVGLTLLVTAIVGLNVLVIGEDDGGGPQANFSYDYISDNSVLIVTHERGDEFEAGNVEFEGPDTRVTWAEVAGQEPAAAVGPGDIVQLSSGSAYGQRVSGQDTIRIYHNASGNRTQLDQWNGTN
- a CDS encoding DoxX family protein, which codes for MDTRIPTLAGVVALVLTLMTRPAAAHVDYVTDGPGAALDAVAFALSVLADPVNAAVFGVSGLAVTGGLAAYLWVRPTIADVVVLRDVLAGYADLVPWMLRLSVGLPLVGAGFQGYLFAPTVTFDPTASPLVRLLFIGLGFTLLFGLATRIVTAVGLVTYAWAVSVDPGVVLAMEYVPAFLALLILGGGRPSADHMLQQVASTDGTYYGRVDPVHHLKGFLDSATAPYRESVPVVVRVGMGVTFIYLGLFQKLADPGRSLLVVEKYDLTAVVPVDPGMWVLGAGLTETLVGLVLIFGFMTRGAAAVSFVLFTTTLFGLPDDPVLAHITLFGMASAVFTMGAGPLSFDEWFGRPARSDRGTAVSAD
- a CDS encoding N-acetyltransferase, with protein sequence MSVNIETQVVERGDDEHVDAAWRLKEAIRESDGVLRQRRGFFRDAYRRSTTYLYIDRSEDRLIGFAAVRRDGYVLFLAVDGEYRGHGFGKRLVARVADDYGSVTCHARATNREAIGFYKHIGFEIRRRIDNYYEDGGDAYYLKLGEDSITDKLSKFLRG
- the priS gene encoding DNA primase small subunit PriS, whose translation is MEERTRAYLRGRFGDHYRQASVTPPPAANEREWGFIPWTEGPGETMVRHRSLLDLGEIGDFLGRRKPRHVYFSAGRYDEPSASTMAEKGWRSSDLVFDLDADHLPSVVLGEDSYAEMLEKCKDALLRLLDFLEDDFGFDDMTVVFSGGRGYHVHVRDERIRHLERDARREIVDYVRGIGLEFDELVDEESVAGTAGRSSPAQKRTLSTEGGWSARAHRHMLAVVDDLLAMDEADALDRLQEYDGIGEGKATAALNAARSNYEQLEAGNIDVHPAFYQLAKVLLHEVVAADNAPIDEPVTTDTNRLIRLPGSLHGGSGLEVQRIDRADLDAFDPLVDPVPETFRGHDITVEVTDGGLVELDGDSFTLEAGNQTVPEHVGVFLMARGRAEKGKE
- a CDS encoding S1C family serine protease, which translates into the protein MKQSLTRRAMLGALGAGVAATAGCQSPGTAGESDDAAADRSASGEAVAQSESVYADVYRAVADAVVSIRVFSDAAPGGQGSGFLIDDEHIVTNEHVVAGGDEYYVRFADTGWRSATVVGADVYSDLAVLRVGATPDVTPLSFVETEPTVGTEVVAIGNPFGLSGSVSAGIVSGVDRTLQSANNFSIADAVQTDAPVNPGNSGGPLVTLDGDVVGVINSGGGDNVAFAISAPLTQRVVPALIQSGDYDHPYMGVGLQSVSPRLAEANDLEPASGVYIDRILDGGPAAGVLQGSDGSAVVSGTEVPTGGDVVRQMGDTPTPTRQALGSFLALETSPGETVDVAIERDGTRETVELTLGTRPEP